From a region of the Helianthus annuus cultivar XRQ/B chromosome 5, HanXRQr2.0-SUNRISE, whole genome shotgun sequence genome:
- the LOC110942151 gene encoding general transcription and DNA repair factor IIH subunit TFB1-1 isoform X2 — MERRIKLLQEDSELQKLHKQFVIGGVLSETEFWATRKKLLDVNASRKAKQRVGLKSEMIFNVKPSSDGQSNRVTFNLTPEMIHQIFAEKPAVRQAYINFVPNKMTEKDFWTKYWRAQYLHSTKNIVAAAAEAAEDEELAVFLRQDAILASETRQKIRKVDPTLDMEADEGDDYTHIPGHGLANEDIKDELEAQYEPYKRSFLQDINRHAAVVLEGRTIDVETGDTRTVAEALASSKRVELAKEASDGNSHQDRIDRMIRMAEIEDLQAPRDPPVAPLCIKDPRDYFDSQQVNAMNQLSGLRQMKSRLSASEAYGSLRAHISEIGTAGFSDPIVRPEVAFQVFNSLTQNISSSKYQLGKNPHESIFDTLPSFTKEELLLHWTSIQELLKHFWSSYPITTSYLYTKVSRLRDAMSQIYPKLQEIKESVQSDSRHQVSLLVQPMLQALDAAFAHYELDQQKRSAKSGEKPNGYG; from the exons ATGGAACGTCGAATTAAGCTATTGCAGGAGGACAG TGAGTTGCAGAAGCTTCATAAGCAATTTGTGATTGGAGGTGTGCTGTCAGAAACTGAATTTTGGGCGACAAGAAAG AAGTTGCTAGATGTGAATGCTAGCAGAAAAGCAAAACAACGGGTTGGGCTGAAAAGTGAGATGATTTTCAATGTCAAACCTTCATCTGATGGCCAG TCTAACAGAGTTACTTTTAACTTGACGCCAGAGATGATTCACCAG atttTTGCTGAAAAACCAGCAGTGCGGCAGGCATATATAAATTTTGTACCTAACAAG ATGACAGAAAAGGACTTTTGGACTAAGTACTGGAGAGCACAATACCTTCACAGTACAAAGAATATTGTTGCCGCTGCTGCAGAGGCTGCTGAAGATGAGGAGCTAGCAGTTTTTTTAAGACAAGATGCCATTTTGGCTAGTGAAACTCGCCAGAAG ATTAGGAAGGTTGACCCCACTTTGGATATGGAGGCTGATGAAGGGGATGATTACACACATATTCCG GGTCATGGGCTAGCTAATGAAGATATCAAGGATGAACTAGAAGCACAATATGAGCCATACAAAAGATCTTTCCTGCAAGATATCAATCGACATGCTGCAGTTGTTCTTGAAGGAAGAACTATAG ACGTGGAGACAGGAGATACAAGAACTGTAGCTGAAGCACTAGCTAGTTCAAAACGTG TTGAGTTAGCAAAAGAAGCTTCCGATGGCAATTCACATCAAGACCGGATAGATAGGATGATTCGCATGGCCGAGATTGAGGACCTGCAGGCACCACGTGACCCCCCGGTTGCACCCCTTTGTATAAAG GATCCACGAGACTACTTTGATTCTCAACAAGTAAATGCAATGAATCAGTTATCTGGATTAAGACAGATGAAATCTAGGTTGAGCGCTTCTGAAGCTTATGGTTCTTTAAGGGCTCATATCTCTGAAATCGGAACCGCAGGCTTCAGTGATCCCATAGTTAGACCTGAAGTGGCTTTCCAG GTCTTCAACAGTTTGACCCAGAATATATCAAGCTCCAAATACCAACTCGGTAAAAACCCACATGAGAGCATATTTGATACATTGCCAAGTTTCACAAAAGAAGAGCTTTTGCTT CATTGGACGTCTATTCAGGAGTTACTAAAACATTTTTGGTCCTCGTATCCTATTACAACATCATATCTTTACACAAAG GTGAGTCGGCTGAGGGATGCCATGTCACAAATCTACCCAAAGCTACAG GAGATTAAAGAATCCGTTCAGTCAGATTCCCGACATCAAGTTTCCCTCCTTGTTCAACCAATGTTGCAG GCACTAGACGCTGCTTTTGCTCATTATGAACTAGACCAACAGAAGAGATCTGCAAAAAGTGGCGAGAAACCGAATGGGTATGGTTAA
- the LOC110942150 gene encoding chaperone protein dnaJ 11, chloroplastic codes for MAGTLTTSAGATSLRFFNNRRLSPANSTEWTSNVHIRNQNYTPKASLHAVIDEPFVESTTMKTTSLYDVLNVNRNATASEIKSAYRSLAKRYHPDASGSNRNDDRDFIEIRNAYVTLSDPTSRALYDLKLRTGFERRAGVYNGAGVYAGRRWETDQCW; via the coding sequence ATGGCCGGAACCCTAACAACCTCCGCCGGAGCAACCTCTCTCCGATTCTTCAACAACCGCCGCTTATCACCGGCAAATTCAACCGAATGGACATCAAATGTACATATCAGAAACCAAAACTACACTCCTAAAGCATCACTTCATGCAGTAATCGATGAACCGTTCGTTGAATCCACTACAATGAAAACAACGAGTTTATATGACGTTTTGAATGTGAACAGAAACGCAACGGCTTCCGAGATCAAATCTGCGTACCGGAGTTTAGCGAAACGGTATCATCCGGATGCTTCCGGTTCGAACCGGAATGATGATCGTGATTTTATTGAGATTCGGAATGCTTATGTTACGTTGTCGGATCCGACTTCACGAGCGTTGTATGATTTGAAGTTGAGGACTGGATTTGAACGGCGAGCGGGAGTGTATAACGGTGCCGGAGTTTATGCCGGACGGCGGTGGGAGACTGATCAGTGTTGGTAG
- the LOC110942149 gene encoding chaperone protein dnaJ 11, chloroplastic, whose translation MAGTLTNSAGATSFLFLNNHRSSTANSTKSTSNLHIRNRNGNSLKASLHAVIDEPLVESTRSMSLYDVLCVKRDATACEIKSAYRSLAKRYHPDTSGLNGNGDRDFIEIRNAYVTLFDPMSRALYDLKLSAGFERRSGVCNGAGVYAGRRWETDQCW comes from the coding sequence ATGGCCGGAACCTTAACTAACTCCGCCGGAGCAACCTCTTTCCTGTTCCTCAACAACCACCGCTCATCCACAGCAAATTCAACCAAATCGACCTCAAATTTGCACATCCGAAACCGCAACGGTAACAGTTTGAAAGCATCGCTTCATGCTGTGATCGATGAGCCACTGGTTGAATCTACGAGATCGATGAGTTTGTATGATGTTTTGTGTGTGAAGAGAGATGCTACGGCTTGTGAGATTAAATCTGCGTACCGGAGTTTAGCGAAGCGGTATCATCCGGACACTTCCGGTTTGAATGGAAACGGTGATCGTGATTTTATTGAGATTCGGAATGCTTATGTTACGTTGTTTGATCCGATGTCACGAGCTTTGTATGATTTGAAGTTGAGTGCTGGATTTGAACGGCGATCGGGAGTGTGTAATGGTGCCGGAGTTTACGCCGGACGGCGGTGGGAGACTGATCAGTGTTGGTAG
- the LOC110944101 gene encoding uncharacterized protein LOC110944101 yields MKIRLVVYTGGKWEIVNGKLEYVADADSSRRGLEIEPNLSYTALLSKLSNIWFGVGSSGFSSPKKFLVPDLNFCSDEENYDVVNDSQPNPDNSFENCSRSSSITFEPGHVFNNKEDMKLELGKKCLLEHFEFKVDRSSKTRYQVSCLVDGCGWRFRARSFGDSGVFFVKSFNDKHTCSKTLTYPHVRQANPHVVAHYLKEPLKDSGRIYRCNEIVKDFRQRFQVEITTSQAWRGKSLALELLQGSSRESFAELPLYCYNLERANPGSVTHIKTDHERRFEMVFVAIGAAIRTFICNLRPVVIIDAAHLKGEFKGTLFLAVGMDGNNQILPISYGIGKSEDGECWTWFLSKLKECIGEIPEMAIISDRANSIQRPS; encoded by the exons ATGAAGATTCGTTTGGTTGTATACACTGGCGGAAAGTGGGAAATCGTTAACGGAAAGTTGGAGTATGTTGCTGATGCTGATTCAAGTAGACGTGGTTTAGAAATTGAACCCAACCTTTCATACACCGCTCTTTTAAGTAAACTGTCAAACATTT GGTTTGGTGTTGGATCATCTGGTTTTTCAAGTCCAAAAAAATTTTTAGTTCCTGATTTAAATTTCTGTAGTGATGAAGAAAATTATGATGTTGTAAACGACTCCCAACCAAATCCTGATAATTCTTTCGAAAATTGTTCGCGATCTTCATCAATTACTTTTGAACCAGGTCACGTATTTAATAACAAAGAAGACATGAAACTTGAATTGGGAAAAAAATGTTTGTTAGAACACTTTGAGTTTAAAGTAGATAGATCCTCTAAAACTCGGTACCAGGTGTCATGTTTGGTCGACGGTTGCGGTTGGCGTTTCCGTGCAAGGAGTTTTGGAGATAGTGGGGTGTTTTTTGTTAAGAGTTTTAACGATAAACACACGTGCTCGAAGACGCTAACGTACCCACATGTTCGTCAGGCAAACCCACATGTTGTTGCTCATTATTTAAAAGAACCTTTAAAAGACAGTGGAAGAATATATCGTTGTAATGAAATAGTGAAAGATTTTAGACAGAGATTCCAAGTTGAGATAACCACTAGTCAAGCTTGGCGTGGAAAAAGTCTGGCACTAGAGCTTTTACAAGGATCAAGCAGAGAGTCGTTCGCAGAACTACCACTTTACTGTTACAATCTTGAGCGGGCAAATCCTGGTTCTGTTACACATATCAAGACTGATCACGAGCGTCGGTTTGAGATGGTCTTTGTCGCGATTGGTGCTGCG aTTCGTACCTTTATATGCAATTTAAGACCGGTGGTGATCATTGATGCTGCACACCTAAAGGGTGAATTTAAGGGGACGTTATTTTTAGCTGTTGGAATGGATGGAAACAACCAAATTTTACCAATTTCCTACGGAATAGGAAAATCAGAGGATGGTGAATGTTGGACATGGTTTCTGTCAAAGCTTAAAGAATGTATCGGTGAAATACCTGAAATGGCCATAATTTCGGATAGAGCGAATTCTATACAACGGCCCAGTTGA